A part of Lactobacillus sp. ESL0700 genomic DNA contains:
- a CDS encoding VanZ family protein gives MIFLGPLYNIIAQNFATKINHFALIKLTMLAIDKTILYFLLFAVVRLFWLMAIRCRRSIRSEAGVWVFAFYLILVLMLTTFRNTYFPWQLTFYFNRPLTEINLVFLKETWKLLYAQSRLDFFYNSFGNVLCFVPFGFLTPLVFSKKQTFKRVLVAGMLFSILIEGMQFLLETGVSDIDDVFFNSCGAAIGYLLYWVFKSVRNKFAKH, from the coding sequence ATGATTTTTTTAGGACCGCTATATAACATAATTGCGCAAAACTTCGCTACCAAAATCAACCATTTTGCGTTGATTAAGCTGACAATGCTAGCAATTGATAAAACTATTTTATATTTTTTATTATTTGCCGTTGTCCGCTTATTTTGGTTAATGGCAATTAGGTGCAGGCGATCAATCAGGTCCGAGGCTGGTGTGTGGGTGTTTGCATTTTATCTTATTTTAGTGTTAATGCTCACAACTTTTCGAAATACGTATTTTCCGTGGCAGCTAACCTTTTATTTTAACCGACCATTAACCGAAATCAACTTGGTATTTTTAAAAGAAACATGGAAATTATTGTATGCTCAGAGTCGGCTCGACTTTTTTTATAATTCGTTTGGTAATGTGTTGTGTTTTGTGCCTTTTGGCTTTTTAACACCGCTTGTTTTTTCCAAAAAGCAAACTTTCAAAAGGGTGCTTGTGGCTGGGATGCTTTTTTCAATCTTGATTGAAGGGATGCAATTTTTGCTTGAAACTGGTGTCAGTGACATCGACGACGTCTTCTTTAATAGCTGCGGCGCCGCCATCGGATATTTACTTTACTGGGTGTTTAAGTCTGTGCGTAATAAGTTTGCAAAACATTAA
- a CDS encoding glucose-6-phosphate isomerase: MSLIKFDSTKLTPFVHKNELSEMQALVNAAAQELKDGTGAGNDFLGWIDLPVDYDKDEFSRIKKAAKKIQGDSDVLICIGIGGSYLGAQAAVEFLNGAFYGKGKDKYPTIVFCGNSLSGSYLHDLMVWLGDKDFSVNVISKSGTTTEAAVAFRIFKDKLIKKYGKEEAQNRIYATTDRAKGALKTEADAEGYEEFVVPDDIGGRYSVLSAVGLLPIAASGADIDQLMQGAADARSDYQDTDVTKATPYQYAALRNILYRKGYTTEIVENYEPTLRMFGEWCKQLMGESEGKDNKGIWPSSANFSTDLHSLGQYIQEGLRNLFETVIRVENPTNDVEIPSDDRNLDQLNFLAGKSLNYVNERAYEGVVLAHTDGGVPVMTVNIPDQTEHTLGYLIYFFELAIAISGYLNGINPFNQPGVEEYKRNMFGLLNKPGYEELHDDLTARFNK; this comes from the coding sequence ATGAGTTTAATTAAATTTGACAGCACTAAATTGACGCCATTTGTTCATAAAAATGAACTTAGTGAGATGCAAGCATTGGTTAATGCTGCTGCTCAGGAATTAAAGGATGGCACCGGTGCAGGAAATGATTTCTTGGGCTGGATTGATTTGCCTGTTGATTATGATAAGGATGAATTTAGCCGGATTAAGAAGGCGGCTAAGAAAATCCAAGGCGATTCTGACGTTTTGATTTGTATTGGAATTGGTGGCTCTTATCTTGGTGCTCAAGCTGCTGTTGAGTTCTTAAACGGCGCATTTTACGGCAAGGGTAAAGACAAATATCCAACCATTGTTTTCTGTGGTAACTCACTTTCAGGATCATATTTGCATGACTTAATGGTTTGGCTTGGTGACAAGGACTTCAGCGTTAACGTTATTTCTAAATCAGGAACAACCACTGAAGCCGCAGTTGCTTTTAGAATTTTTAAAGACAAGTTAATTAAGAAATATGGTAAAGAAGAAGCCCAAAACCGGATTTATGCCACAACTGATCGTGCTAAGGGTGCATTGAAGACCGAAGCTGACGCAGAAGGTTACGAAGAATTTGTTGTTCCTGATGACATTGGTGGTCGTTACAGCGTCTTGTCAGCCGTTGGTTTATTGCCAATTGCTGCTTCAGGTGCCGATATTGACCAATTGATGCAAGGTGCAGCTGATGCTCGCAGTGATTACCAAGATACTGATGTAACCAAGGCTACACCATATCAATATGCTGCTTTGCGCAACATTTTGTATAGAAAAGGTTACACTACTGAAATTGTTGAGAATTATGAGCCAACTTTGAGAATGTTTGGTGAATGGTGCAAGCAATTAATGGGTGAGTCTGAAGGTAAGGATAATAAGGGAATTTGGCCATCAAGCGCTAACTTCTCAACTGACTTGCACTCACTTGGACAATACATTCAAGAAGGTTTACGTAACTTGTTTGAAACAGTTATTCGCGTTGAAAATCCAACTAATGATGTTGAGATTCCTTCTGATGATCGTAACTTGGACCAACTTAACTTCTTAGCTGGTAAGAGCTTGAATTATGTTAACGAACGCGCTTATGAAGGCGTTGTTTTGGCTCATACTGATGGTGGTGTGCCGGTAATGACAGTTAACATTCCTGATCAAACGGAACATACACTTGGTTATTTAATTTACTTCTTTGAATTAGCAATTGCGATTTCCGGTTACTTAAATGGAATTAATCCGTTTAACCAACCAGGAGTTGAAGAATACAAGCGCAATATGTTTGGTTTGCTTAACAAGCCAGGCTATGAAGAATTGCACGATGACTTAACTGCACGCTTCAATAAATAA
- a CDS encoding ECF transporter S component → MADNSKSKLTLGQLVFLALLTALNVVLSRILIIPIPATHGNINFCDTGIFLAAIALGPVAGLLVGGLSGFLLDLLSGYAQFMLFSLVIHGLEGLLVGLLVRKAARDRRKWFQYILALVVGVAVMVGGYHLTNWILYSTAAGVLGLLTDTIQGIAGAIVALILLPALQKVLLRYWRL, encoded by the coding sequence ATGGCAGATAATAGTAAAAGTAAATTAACACTTGGGCAATTGGTCTTTTTAGCATTGTTGACTGCCCTGAACGTTGTTCTAAGCCGAATATTAATTATTCCAATTCCTGCAACTCATGGTAATATCAATTTTTGTGATACCGGAATTTTCTTGGCAGCAATTGCGTTAGGACCAGTTGCGGGATTATTAGTCGGTGGTTTATCCGGCTTTTTACTCGATTTACTTTCAGGATACGCACAGTTCATGCTCTTTTCACTCGTTATTCACGGGCTAGAGGGTCTACTTGTGGGACTGTTAGTAAGAAAAGCAGCACGAGACAGACGCAAGTGGTTCCAATATATTTTGGCACTCGTGGTTGGCGTGGCTGTGATGGTTGGTGGATATCATTTGACCAACTGGATTTTGTATTCGACAGCAGCCGGAGTTTTAGGACTCTTGACTGATACCATTCAAGGAATAGCCGGTGCTATTGTTGCTCTTATCTTGTTACCAGCTTTACAAAAAGTTTTACTAAGATATTGGCGATTGTAG
- a CDS encoding MFS transporter, whose product MEKNVVTPKHVGAIISCALMAFVSILTETSLNVTFPTMMKQFHIGLGLVQWTTTGYLLAIAIIMVSSSYLNDRFSAKQLFLTAAISFIAGSFVAGAATNFWVLLAGRLISSLGAGLSIPLMFNLVVELIPQNKWGFYMGITGLVVILAPSLGPTFGGTIVYFYGWPLIFVIAAIIGLIILILGLFVVEQYHEKKHPQFDWRSYIIIAAAMIIFSLTFNQIGQGLTNIWFWLGMLIVAALVWLFIKSVKNSQKRLLNLAVFKNKAFIYALISYLLLQFINIGTSFALPNYVQIVNHSSSLIGGLILLPGCILSGVLNPWFGHIYDQKGAKLPLLTGAILCMIACVLFAMFSLKISTMMIVIFYGIMIIGRQLAFNNTMAEASKLQPDELHTDATAVFQTGQQYAGSLGTTVMATIISAWQKKPGNYALMTAKGSQIAFIVLIIASIIILCSYLRMFKLEHQNIN is encoded by the coding sequence ATGGAGAAAAATGTAGTGACACCAAAGCATGTTGGGGCAATTATTAGTTGTGCATTAATGGCCTTTGTCTCGATTTTGACAGAAACGAGTTTAAACGTAACTTTTCCAACGATGATGAAGCAATTTCATATTGGCTTAGGTTTAGTGCAGTGGACTACCACTGGCTATTTGTTAGCAATTGCGATCATTATGGTTTCAAGCTCGTATTTAAATGACCGTTTCTCAGCTAAACAGTTGTTTTTAACAGCGGCAATTAGCTTTATTGCGGGGTCATTTGTTGCAGGAGCAGCCACTAACTTTTGGGTGCTTCTTGCTGGACGCCTGATTTCATCACTTGGAGCTGGGCTATCAATACCATTGATGTTTAATTTGGTAGTTGAACTGATTCCGCAAAATAAGTGGGGCTTTTATATGGGGATTACTGGCCTTGTAGTTATTTTAGCCCCGTCTCTTGGACCAACTTTTGGTGGAACTATCGTTTATTTCTACGGCTGGCCATTAATCTTTGTGATTGCGGCAATAATCGGCTTAATAATTTTAATTTTAGGCTTATTTGTAGTTGAACAATATCATGAGAAAAAGCACCCGCAATTTGATTGGCGCAGTTATATTATTATTGCTGCAGCGATGATTATTTTTAGTTTAACTTTTAATCAAATTGGTCAAGGATTGACTAATATTTGGTTTTGGCTGGGGATGCTGATAGTTGCTGCTTTGGTTTGGCTGTTTATTAAGTCAGTTAAAAATAGTCAAAAGCGGTTGCTTAATCTAGCCGTCTTTAAAAACAAAGCATTTATTTATGCACTAATTTCGTATTTATTATTACAATTTATTAATATTGGTACTAGCTTTGCATTACCAAATTATGTTCAGATTGTTAATCACTCGAGTTCATTAATTGGTGGCTTGATTTTACTGCCGGGATGTATCTTAAGTGGTGTGCTCAATCCATGGTTTGGTCATATTTATGACCAAAAGGGTGCTAAACTACCGCTTTTGACTGGAGCTATTTTGTGCATGATCGCCTGTGTTCTGTTTGCAATGTTTAGTTTGAAAATTTCGACAATGATGATTGTTATTTTCTACGGGATTATGATCATTGGTCGACAGTTAGCCTTTAATAATACGATGGCAGAAGCTTCTAAACTGCAGCCGGACGAGCTGCACACTGATGCAACTGCAGTCTTTCAGACAGGCCAACAGTATGCTGGATCACTCGGGACAACTGTTATGGCAACGATTATTTCTGCTTGGCAAAAGAAGCCGGGTAATTATGCGCTAATGACGGCAAAGGGTAGCCAAATTGCATTTATTGTGTTGATTATTGCAAGCATTATTATTCTATGTAGTTACCTAAGAATGTTTAAGCTAGAACATCAAAATATTAATTAA
- a CDS encoding serine hydrolase domain-containing protein has product MIDYSTTQNLIESMVSERIVPGVNYVLIKNKQTFTSTVGFATIYPQVSQLSPFAEYDLASLTKVLATENILLKLYAEGKLNFSEPLHEFIPEFSDRRVRLFHLLTHTSGIRGWIKHRDDLNHDELLDAIIHLPVTDEFEHKMRYADTNFILLGLVIKQIYGKPVQEVATKEVFAPAGLTETTFKPVIADCVPTALLNEKILQGVPHDPKARQLGSDCGSAGLFSSMEDLIKISKGYLGLDPNILPFDQDVVSQLFENKNPAGLKPRSWGWDLRFDPENHYPLILHTGYTGTLILLDRVKKSGLILLTNRVHPTGHNQIFLTMREKIIRSFLIENDK; this is encoded by the coding sequence ATGATTGATTACTCAACCACCCAAAACCTTATAGAATCAATGGTTTCCGAACGGATCGTGCCAGGCGTTAATTACGTCTTAATTAAAAATAAACAAACTTTCACTTCAACAGTGGGCTTTGCCACGATCTATCCTCAAGTTAGTCAGCTTAGTCCGTTCGCGGAGTATGACTTGGCCAGTTTGACCAAAGTCCTTGCTACTGAGAATATTTTACTAAAATTATACGCTGAAGGCAAACTTAACTTTTCTGAGCCGCTACACGAGTTTATTCCCGAGTTTAGTGACCGGCGTGTGCGTTTGTTTCATCTTCTCACCCATACTAGCGGCATTCGCGGCTGGATTAAGCATCGTGACGACCTAAATCACGATGAACTGCTTGATGCAATTATCCATTTACCTGTCACCGATGAATTTGAGCACAAGATGCGCTATGCAGACACTAATTTCATTTTATTGGGGCTAGTAATTAAACAAATTTACGGCAAACCTGTCCAAGAAGTCGCGACAAAAGAAGTTTTTGCACCCGCTGGACTTACTGAAACGACTTTTAAGCCCGTTATTGCTGATTGTGTTCCAACTGCCCTACTTAATGAAAAAATCCTTCAGGGTGTCCCTCATGACCCCAAAGCGCGGCAGCTAGGCAGTGATTGTGGCTCTGCTGGATTATTTTCTTCAATGGAAGACCTAATCAAAATTAGCAAAGGCTACCTCGGCCTTGACCCCAACATTTTGCCCTTCGACCAAGATGTTGTCAGTCAACTTTTTGAAAATAAAAATCCGGCAGGCTTGAAGCCGCGATCTTGGGGCTGGGACTTACGATTTGATCCCGAAAATCACTACCCGTTAATTCTCCATACCGGCTACACAGGAACCTTAATCTTACTTGATCGAGTTAAAAAATCTGGTTTAATTTTGCTAACTAATCGCGTACATCCGACTGGTCACAATCAAATTTTTCTAACAATGCGAGAAAAAATAATTCGCAGCTTTTTAATTGAAAATGATAAATAA
- a CDS encoding Mur ligase family protein: MNLKSGIAKVAGKSSYWFLHNVLKGGTSFPGKLAMKIDPQVLKALARDYETVIVTGTNGKTMTTSLIVAALKQKYGDILTNPSGSNMEQGIVTAFLAHKQKKVTRKIAVLEVDEANVKMVTELVHPSYYVLTNIFRDQMDRYGEIYTTYDKIVAGIKLAPQATIIANGDASIFSSVDLPNKKVFYGFKLDSEQKDSDTKAPVNTDGVLCPKCDHVIHFHDRIYANLGDFFCPHCGYKRPELKYRVNKIIKQTPNQLAFQMGAKDYTINIGGTYNIYNALAAYSVAREFGLSDDEVAQSFAKNKRVFGRQELINYAGKDIDLILVKNPVGLDEVLHMLNTEPEDYSLVALLNANHADGIDTSWIWDGQFEDLNHKQIKQVLVGGLRRKDMHFRLEVAGFNPANMTVAENNDDLIAQIAKLPTKKVYILSTYTALLALRKTMAEKKIIKAGM; the protein is encoded by the coding sequence ATGAATCTAAAATCAGGAATTGCCAAGGTAGCTGGTAAATCAAGCTATTGGTTTCTTCATAATGTATTAAAAGGCGGCACCAGTTTCCCCGGTAAATTAGCAATGAAAATTGACCCACAGGTGTTAAAGGCTCTAGCTCGGGATTATGAAACTGTCATTGTGACTGGGACTAACGGCAAGACAATGACGACATCTCTAATTGTGGCCGCATTAAAGCAAAAATATGGCGATATTTTAACTAATCCGTCAGGCTCAAACATGGAGCAAGGAATTGTGACAGCATTCCTGGCCCATAAGCAGAAAAAGGTGACGCGCAAAATCGCGGTCTTAGAGGTTGATGAAGCCAATGTCAAAATGGTTACTGAATTAGTTCACCCAAGTTATTACGTGTTGACCAACATTTTTCGCGACCAAATGGATAGATATGGCGAAATTTACACCACTTATGACAAAATAGTTGCTGGGATTAAGTTGGCGCCGCAAGCAACAATTATCGCTAATGGTGATGCCAGCATTTTTTCATCAGTTGACTTACCTAATAAAAAGGTATTCTACGGGTTTAAGTTGGATTCTGAACAAAAAGATAGCGATACTAAGGCGCCAGTGAACACTGACGGCGTCTTGTGTCCCAAGTGCGACCATGTTATTCACTTTCATGACCGCATTTATGCTAACCTAGGTGACTTTTTCTGCCCACATTGCGGCTACAAGCGGCCTGAATTAAAATATCGGGTTAATAAAATTATTAAGCAAACGCCTAACCAATTGGCATTTCAAATGGGGGCTAAGGATTATACAATCAACATTGGCGGGACTTATAACATTTATAATGCTCTAGCCGCATATTCTGTTGCTCGTGAATTTGGTCTAAGCGATGATGAGGTTGCACAATCATTTGCCAAAAACAAACGTGTCTTTGGCCGGCAGGAATTAATTAATTATGCTGGTAAGGACATTGATCTGATTTTAGTTAAAAATCCTGTGGGTCTTGACGAGGTGCTCCACATGTTAAACACGGAGCCTGAAGATTATTCGCTGGTCGCTCTGCTCAATGCCAACCACGCAGATGGGATTGACACCTCTTGGATTTGGGATGGCCAGTTTGAGGACCTTAACCATAAGCAAATTAAGCAGGTACTTGTTGGCGGATTGCGTCGTAAAGATATGCACTTCAGGTTAGAAGTTGCTGGTTTTAATCCCGCTAACATGACCGTAGCTGAAAATAATGACGACTTAATTGCGCAAATTGCCAAATTGCCAACTAAAAAAGTTTATATTTTATCAACCTATACTGCTCTTCTCGCCTTGCGTAAAACAATGGCTGAAAAGAAAATCATTAAGGCAGGTATGTAA
- a CDS encoding thymidine kinase: MAQLFFHYGAMSSGKTIEILKDTHNYEAQGRKIALMTSGVDNRSGVGTVASRIGLHRAAVPIEPETNIFEYIKKLNAEDQKRGDGSIACVFIDEAQFLERHHVLECARIVDELKIPVMTFGLKNDFQNKLFEGSKNLLIFADKIKEIKTICHYCGRKATMNLRIHDGQPVYEGEQVQIGGDESYYPVCRFHYFHPGKLRTREE, translated from the coding sequence ATGGCACAATTATTTTTTCACTATGGCGCGATGAGTAGTGGCAAAACAATTGAAATTCTTAAAGATACGCATAACTATGAGGCCCAGGGGCGAAAGATTGCGCTGATGACGAGCGGTGTTGATAATCGCAGTGGTGTTGGCACAGTTGCTTCAAGAATTGGTCTTCACCGTGCGGCCGTTCCGATTGAGCCAGAGACGAATATTTTTGAATATATCAAAAAACTAAACGCTGAGGACCAAAAGCGCGGCGATGGTTCGATTGCCTGTGTCTTTATTGATGAAGCGCAATTTTTAGAGCGGCATCATGTCTTAGAATGTGCCAGAATTGTTGATGAACTTAAGATTCCGGTAATGACTTTTGGACTTAAGAATGATTTTCAAAATAAATTGTTTGAGGGTAGTAAAAACCTCCTGATTTTTGCAGATAAAATTAAGGAAATCAAAACAATTTGCCACTATTGCGGCCGTAAGGCTACAATGAACTTGCGGATTCACGATGGTCAACCTGTTTATGAGGGTGAGCAAGTGCAAATTGGTGGCGACGAAAGTTATTATCCTGTTTGCCGGTTTCATTATTTTCACCCGGGAAAGCTTAGAACAAGAGAGGAATAG
- the prfA gene encoding peptide chain release factor 1 has translation MDKVMAQLEGLVAHYEELQEMMADPEVISDTKRYMEISKEEADLRDVVQKYQKYKADKQEIADNKEIISSESDSDLVDMAKEENHDLEQEIGELEDQIKILMLPKDPNDDKDIIMEIRGAAGGDEASLFAGDLLRMYEKYAERQNWQVSIVDSEPTEVGGYKRIAIMITGDKVYSKLKYENGAHRVQRVPVTESQGRVHTSTATVAVMPEYEQVDLDLDPKDIRVDVYRSSGAGGQHINKTSSAVRMTHLPTGIVVAMQDQRSQQQNREKAMQILKSRVYDYYESQNRDQYDAKRKNAVGTGDRSERIRTYNYPQNRVTDHRIGFTLNKLDRVMNGELDEIIDALILYNQTKQLEELADQNA, from the coding sequence ATGGATAAAGTTATGGCGCAGCTTGAAGGGCTGGTAGCCCATTATGAAGAGCTTCAAGAAATGATGGCCGACCCAGAAGTCATCAGTGATACCAAGCGCTACATGGAAATCTCAAAAGAAGAGGCAGATTTGCGCGATGTCGTGCAAAAATACCAAAAATATAAGGCAGACAAGCAAGAGATTGCCGATAATAAGGAAATTATTTCAAGTGAAAGTGACAGCGACCTAGTTGACATGGCTAAGGAAGAAAATCACGATCTTGAACAAGAAATCGGCGAATTGGAAGACCAAATCAAAATATTGATGCTGCCAAAAGACCCTAATGATGATAAGGATATTATCATGGAAATTCGCGGTGCTGCTGGTGGTGACGAAGCCTCATTATTTGCCGGTGATTTGCTCAGAATGTATGAAAAATACGCTGAACGACAAAATTGGCAAGTATCAATAGTTGATAGTGAACCAACAGAAGTAGGCGGCTATAAGCGGATTGCCATTATGATTACCGGTGACAAAGTTTATTCTAAGCTCAAGTACGAAAACGGTGCGCACCGAGTACAACGGGTACCGGTAACTGAGTCACAAGGTCGGGTTCATACGTCGACTGCGACTGTTGCGGTTATGCCTGAATATGAGCAGGTAGATTTGGATCTTGATCCTAAGGATATTCGGGTTGATGTTTATCGTTCAAGTGGTGCCGGTGGTCAGCATATTAACAAGACTTCTAGTGCCGTTCGAATGACGCACTTGCCAACGGGGATTGTTGTTGCCATGCAGGATCAACGTAGTCAGCAACAGAACCGGGAAAAGGCGATGCAAATTCTGAAGTCACGGGTTTATGACTATTATGAAAGCCAAAATCGTGACCAATATGATGCTAAAAGAAAGAACGCCGTTGGTACTGGTGACCGTTCAGAGCGGATTCGGACTTATAATTACCCGCAAAACCGGGTAACTGATCACCGAATTGGTTTTACTTTAAATAAACTTGACCGAGTAATGAACGGCGAACTGGATGAAATTATCGATGCTTTAATTTTATATAACCAAACTAAGCAATTAGAGGAGCTGGCTGATCAAAATGCCTAA